A genome region from Microplitis demolitor isolate Queensland-Clemson2020A chromosome 1, iyMicDemo2.1a, whole genome shotgun sequence includes the following:
- the LOC103569415 gene encoding uncharacterized protein LOC103569415 isoform X1 yields the protein MQKHLRIDDPKIPIIMEPPEISWENTLGSPNGVPFDDDTKELVNNCLHVCMPPPVTLSTLMKRSEIFPIQFPIKTVRCSFLKERGIKPDILELNSNSAYPIIHEAMLPLIAGWLKYKREHGTAVEKSVYKNMGLIQFTQRLLEKRAVAFYGSDDRWKLIDKKTGEGGWEFVGTDQEKEPLVLSKCLSYDEIKLSAMMVVSSHTEFINDGARENRGVVCNDPDGFQPRGVIMGVIGSRFERSRLMEFQDIVITPLQNNMDNGYGPSVDGVPEIRELRTLWSRFYGEDYHPLYEQAVRRIRSRENKRYISLTNQTIFDVENYMKRTLLSVEIILLEANTRAEKQNTTAFLHVVGFGLGVWRIMHDQEMYFLKTFEIALKKMNRKLKYVSDIMFAYFSQQKCGGAGNGDYLGDIKIHFALREPHSKLVRSTDANKLLVVTYAWDGNAFPGNEFWSGYLAASGDPAAACSSQISELHNPMINSRICGTSLHIASPEHGLLHISDYVKLHLA from the exons atgcag aagCATTTACGAATTGACGATCCCAAGATCCCGATTATAATGGAGCCGCCAGAAATATCCTGGGAAAATACTCTGGGATCTCCGAATGGAGTTCCTTTTGATGACGATACCAAAGAATTGGTTAACAATTGCCTGCATGTTTGTATGCCACCGCCAGTAACTCTGTCGACTTTAATGAAGCGAAGTGAAATATTTCCGATTCAATTTCCAATAAAGACAGTCAGGTGTTCGTTTTTAAAAGAAAGGGGAATTAAACCTGACATACTTGAG ctcaaTTCAAACTCGGCGTATCCAATAATCCATGAGGCCATGCTTCCTTTGATAGCTGGCTGGTTGAAATACAAACGAGAACATGGGACTGCTGTTGAGAAATcagtatacaaaaatatgGGCCTGATACAATTTACCCAGAGACTGTTGGAGAAACGTGCGGTGGCATTTTACGGCTCCGATGACAGATGGAAATTGATAGACAAAAAAACTGGCGAAGGCGGCTGGGAATTTGTCGGCACTGATCAAGAAAAGGAACCGCTTGTTTTGTCCAAATGTCTGTCTTATgacgaaataaaattgtcggcTATGATGGTCGTGTCCTCGCACACTGAGTTCATAAATGACGGAGCTCGCGAAAACCGCGGAGTCGTCTGCAATGATCCGGACGGGTTCCAACCTCGGGGAGTTATCATGGGTGTGATTGGGTCCAGGTTCGAGCGATCGCGTCTTATGGAGTTTCAGGATATCGTCATCACTCCTTTGCAAAATAATATGGACAATGG TTACGGGCCTTCTGTGGACGGGGTGCCGGAAATACGAGAACTGCGCACCCTCTGGTCGCGGTTCTACGGCGAAGACTATCACCCACTTTACGAGCAAGCTGTGAGACGAATTAGGTCCAGAGAAAACAAACGCTATATTTCTTTGACAAACCAGACAATTTTTGACGTAGAAAATTATATGAAGCGAACTTTACTGTCAGTCGAAATAATTCTACTGGAAGCTAACACTCGGGCTGAGAAACAAAATACTACAGCATTTCTCCACGTTGTTGGTTTTGGTCTAG GTGTCTGGAGAATAATGCATGATCaagaaatgtattttttgaaaacattCGAAAtagcattgaaaaaaatgaatagaaaattaaaatatgtatcgGATATTATGTTCGCTTATTTTAGTCAACAAAAATGTGGCGGTGCTGGTAATGGTGATTATTTAGGAG atattaaaatacattttgcATTAAGAGAACCACACAGTAAACTAGTCCGTTCGACAGACGCAAACAAACTTCTGGTAGTAACATACGCTTGGGACGGAAACGCATTCCCAGGAAATGAATTTTGGAGCGGATATTTAGCAGCGAGTGGTGACCCAGCAGCCGCATGTAGCAGCCAAATATCCGAACTGCACAATCCCATGATAAACTCCCGTATCTGCGGAACGAGTTTGCATATCGCGTCACCAGAACACGGTCTCTTGCACATATCGGACTACGTTAAACTTCACCTCGCTTAG
- the LOC103569396 gene encoding uncharacterized protein LOC103569396, with amino-acid sequence MSNIYILEPPSTGKVLLKTSVGDVDIELWTKEAPKACRNFIQLCMEGYYNGTIFHRLVKGFIVQGGDPTGTGEGGESIYGHPFKDEFHTRLRFCRRGLVAMANAGKDDNGSQFFITLGATPELQNKHTIFGKVTGETIYNILKLEEAEVDHDDRPTYPQKIIKSEVLLNPFKDIVPRVLKTVEDKTPKESKPKVSGVKNFKLLSFGEEAEEDEEEFTVLNKQFGGKSKSAHDHLDDPKLSSSVTVEPAGPPSKKKKEDRSSDWESSDGEVNEEDRTKAKEKAQEMKKRIIEKLKEKKEEKKLSDKKKKEISYEEADKESSEEEYYLGKERFDERKKQADAIKKEIRDLKRGVQREKKDKETKEQEKLAEEVKKANKGKLIEEFVEIPKYKEASKKISLKGASRDSFTVQMLNKFRNKLHTVKESTSDGSTSDSKTTKPSRVDDDDDDDESWMTQTLVCEDKNPTLAKDANTKNDDWFEIYDPRNPLNKRRRGENSDGKKSQGHEDSRPRDWDPKKTECRGPLKIARLCILGIFLPAVLVAGPIYLRYRVYSEQLYPLAASDQRLIDARVSTTWCQRQVVKVNTTFNAYLINGEPKIKVETTPVSMTRHLVLEDDMKEYWGFYLLRGSSVTVSTCVRWPGASLTIIRGHKHLHECAFIGDNSSEELEELLEIAEEKGILNGTGLSQLKKDARSNLPKNMKRVQPGVQFHHQENTLYSATNNANHYNSHELDAPAMREILKNLFAKTLETKNKQKSNPHHHYEGVYRDNVNIDRPPVSFDNFSWISEQLKSLEKITERPELENFETTTELLETADELIEKNVNKVNGEEQTSMEVFKDILEKINSLGDRGKSIIGKLITTLDESKNKTHDWSKVLHNAIQNSTINPAVKKRLKRQLVLSSPLQEALNAEDDAEDAAVEEEDLNPDGIAEDRGSVNESTLNDRSNSEFWSSFSSSEERLLDCKGLILNLPLTPHHFCSPKYESQHSAASMANAVTYRVPIDGYYFFVFNSENEVQSNYIRIQFDLLKTAYNTSQPIFECKNSTQECALPFNFFSWERTVLELPVTSNDSQWNEEYVVVSQCEPRTAIYLVCMITVPLLILLFAFH; translated from the exons atgagtaatatttatattttagaacCTCCGTCTACTGGCAAA GTACTTTTGAAAACGAGTGTCGGCGATGTCGACATCGAACTCTGGACCAAAGAGGCACCGAAAGCCTGCAGGAATTTTATCCAACTTTGTATGGAAGGATATTACAATGGGACAATTTTCCACCGACTTGTCAAAGGTTTTATTGTCCAAGGAGGCGACCCTACTGGTACTGGTGAGGGTGGCGAAAGTATTTACGGTCATCCATTCAAA GATGAGTTTCATACCCGGCTACGGTTCTGTCGCCGCGGGTTGGTCGCGATGGCCAACGCTGGCAAAGATGACAATGGctcgcaattttttattacacttgGAGCAACACCGGAGTTACAAAATAAACATACGATATTTGGTAAAGTTACTGGGGAAacgatttataatattttgaaattagaaGAAGCTGAAGTCGAtcac GATGACAGGCCGACTTAcccacaaaaaataattaaaagtgaaGTTTTATTGAATCCATTTAAAGATATTGTACCTAGAGTATTGAAAACTGTTGAAGATAAAACACCCAAAGAATCTAAACCCAAAGTATCTGGTGTCAA gaattttaaattactatctTTTGGCGAAGAAGCtgaagaagatgaagaagaattcactgttttaaataaacaattcgGTGGAAAAAGTAAATCCGCTCATGACCATTTGGATGATCCGAAGCTGAGTTCTTCTGTTACGGTCGAACCAGCAGGACCGCCGAGTAAAAAGAAGAAAGAAGATCGCAGCAGCGATTGGGAGAGTAGTGACGGTGAAGTTAATGAAGAAGATCGTACTAAAGCTAAAGAGAAAGccca agaaatgAAAAAGAGGATCATAGAAAagttaaaggaaaaaaaagaagaaaaaaaattgagtgataaaaagaagaaagaaaTAAGTTATGAAGAAGCTGATAAAGAGTCCAGTGAAGAAGAATATTATCTAGGGAAAGAACGTTTTGATGAACGTAAAAAACAAGc aGATGCTATCAAAAAAGAAATAAGAGACTTAAAACGCGGAGTGCAGCgtgaaaaaaaagataaagagaCTAAAGAGCAAGAAAAGTTAGCCGAGGAAGTAAAGAAAGCGAACAaaggaaaattaattgaagaatTTGTTGAAATTCCAAAGTACAAAGAagcttcgaaaaaaatttcattgaaaggAGCGTCGCGGGACAGTTTTACCGTTCAAATGTTGAACAAATTCCGTAATAAGTTACATACTGTCAAGGAATCGACATCCGATGGTAGCACTAGTGATAGCAAAACGACCAAACCCTCTAGAGTTgacgatgacgatgatgatgatgagtcATGGATGACCCAGACCTTGGTCTGCGAGGACAAGAATCCGACTCTAGCCAAAGACGCCAACACCAAAAATGACGACTGGTTTGAAATTTACGACCCGCGTAACCCGTTGAACAAACGCAGAAGAGGTGAAAATTCCGATGGGAAAAAGAGCCAAGGGC ATGAAGATTCACGACCCCGGGACTGGGACCCGAAGAAAACGGAATGTCGGGGTCCGTTGAAAATCGCACGTTTATGTATCTTAGGTATTTTTCTAcccgcggttttggtcgcggGTCCGATTTATTTACGTTACCGCGTGTATTCTGAACAATTGTACCCGCTTGCTGCATCCGATCAGCGGTTGATTGACGCACGTGTCTCGACTACTTGGTGTCAG agacAAGTTGTTAAAGTAAATACGACATTCAATGCATATTTGATTAACGGTGAACCCAAGATCAAAGTTGAAACGACACCAGTCTCTATGACGAGACATTTGGTATTGGAAGATGATATGAAAGAATACTGGGGCTTTTATCTATTGCGTGGGAGCAGTGTCACTGTTTCTACTTGTGTAAG atggCCCGGAGCATCACTGACAATAATTCGCGGTCATAAACACTTACATGAGTGCGCATTTATCGGTGACAATAGTAGTGAAGAGTTGGAAGAGTTATTAGAGATAGCTGAGGAAAAAGGAATATTAAACGGCACCGGCTTATCGCAGCTTAAAAAA GATGCTCGGAgtaatttaccaaaaaatatgaaacgcGTGCAGCCGGGGGTCCAGTTCCATCACCAAGAAAATACACTATACAGTGCGACGAATAACGCAAATCATTACAACAGTCATGAACTCGACGCTCCGGCGATgcgggaaattttgaaaaatctttttGCCAAAACTTTGGAGACCAAAAATAAACAGAAGTCTAATCCGCATCATCACTACGAAGGAGTTTATAGAGATAATGTTAATATTGACAGACCTCCAGTTAGTTTTGACAATTTTTCGTGGATTTCCGAGCAACTAAAGTCTTTGGAGAAGATAACAGAGAGACCAGagttggaaaattttgaaactacGACGGAGTTACTGGAAACCGCAGATGAATTGATagagaaaaatgtaaataaagtaaatggTGAAGAGCAAACTTCGATGGAAGTTTTTAAAgacattttagaaaaaataaattcactaGGTGACCGCGGGAAAAGTATCATTGGCAAACTGATAACGACATTGGATGAgtcgaaaaataaaacacatGACTGGAGCAAAGTTTTGCACAACGCGATTCAAAATTCAACGATAAATCCCGCGGTGAAAAAACGTCTCAAGCGGCAACTGGTCTTGTCTTCCCCATTGCAAGAGGCTCTGAATGCTGAAGACGACGCTGAAGACGCGGCAGTTGAAGAAGAAGACTTGAATCCTGACGGAATCGCCGAAGACCGGGGTTCAGTAAATGAGTCGACGTTAAACGACCGCAGCAATTCCGAATTCTGGAGCTCCTTCAGCAGCTCCGAGGAACGTTTACTAGACTGCAAAGGACTGATCCTAAATCTCCCCTTGACTCCCCATCATTTCTGTTCTCCAAAATACGAGAGCCAGCACTCAGCAGCGTCGATGGCTAACGCCGTTACCTATCGCGTTCCCATTGACGGCTACTACTTTTTCGTCTTCAACTCTGAAAACGAAGTGCAGTCTAATTACATTCGCATACAATTTGATTTGCTGAAGACGGCCTACAATACTTCCCAGCCGATTTTCGAGTGTAAAAATTCGACTCAGGAGTGCGCGTTGCCGTTCAATTTCTTCAGTTGGGAACGGACCGTTTTGGAACTTCCCGTTACGAGCAATGATTCTCAGTGGAATGAAGAATACGTCGTCGTATCTCAGTGCGAGCCACGTACTGCTATCTATCTTGTTTGCATGATAACAGTACCACtacttattcttttatttgcatttcattaa
- the LOC103569405 gene encoding uncharacterized protein LOC103569405, with protein sequence MPMLTYGTNNGATDAEDRSPATSLISGDGELVDDSGDSPGTTRDTEEEAMLSDEFYSHDTDDEEDPLRKRKESLPFDGLCGGRHSSSPTGQIGTTGVRKLFTNSRERWRQQNVSGAFAELRKLVPTHPPEKKLSKNEILRMAIRYIRLLTNVLEWQKTQDRNGTLQNHVKIKCEPNLNHYQLKAQLLKEEKSEITRRFDRSRVPSHGHCDKNGNDLLMIAPLVAPNVPLKHAASQNQINNQPNPNHNHNHSRRLFQKHNTLIVTNVMTNGNSSSTSAPLVSINNNVRSPNKRFKIERDEEEGSVKSPRNKRSKVFKDCKNSE encoded by the exons atg ccGATGCTGACGTACGGTACGAATAATGGAGCGACAGATGCTGAGGATAGATCACCAGCTACGTCACTCATATCTGGAGACGGCGAGCTCGTCGATGACTCGGGAGATTCTCCAGGAACGACCAGAGACACTGAGGAAGAGGCCATGCTAtctgatgaattttattctcatGATACTGATGATGAGGAGGATCCACTTAGGAAGAGAAAAGAATCTTTGCCt tttgatgGTTTATGTGGTGGCCGTCATTCAAGTTCGCCGACGGGTCAAATTGGCACGACGGgagttagaaaattatttacaaacagTCGGGAGCGTTGGCGACAGCAAAATGTTAGCGGTGCGTTTGCTGAATTACGTAAATTGGTACCAACACATCCgccggaaaaaaaattatcgaaaaatgaaattttgaggATGGCCATAAG gtACATAAGACTACTGACAAACGTATTGGAATGGCAGAAAACCCAAGATCGCAATGGAACACTTCAGAACcacgtgaaaataaaatgcgagccaaatttaaatcattaccAACTGAAAGCTCAGTTACTGAAAGAAGAAAAGTCGGAAATAACCCGGCGATTTGACCGTTCGCGTGTACCATCTCACGGGCACTGTGATAAAAATGGGAATGATTTGTTGATGATCGCGCCTCTGGTCGCGCCCAATGTCCCCCTCAAACACGCGGCCTCGcagaatcaaataaataatcagcCAAATCCCAACCACAACCACAACCACAGTCGCAGGCTGTTTCAAAAACACAATACTCTTATCGTTACAAATGTTATGACCAACGGTAACTCGTCATCGACGTCGGCACCGTTggtttccataaataataacgTACGGAGTCCCAACAAACGTTTCAAAATCGAGCGGGACGAGGAGGAAGGAAGCGTCAAGTCGCCAAGGAATAAAAGGTCCAAAGTCTTCAAAGACTGCAAGAACTCTGaatga
- the LOC128667988 gene encoding uncharacterized protein LOC128667988 translates to MGPLGAGQRRPSRSPRSQRSRSADVDRLRKYAERIGERRNTEGSDPCKLNPSRWLPRSRSSSRSPSTERKSSQAEKLSPGANDKLDPTWPEPASPKKLSPSVECRRMPSFEEETRVIKPTCRSMSSDVDSRDRRIDRRNTEVGHEKILSFRWVPIPKISDPSDPPKIANRLAKNAATKWMTFAKYQLPSSLPRQSLSVERKASMQLQETPKWPVRKFHSENSKSENDNEFLNELPKKLDPIDKIARISQRIRELYDFKTENEWPKRASDASNAYTWISNSSEDDKHDKNTEVVRRNSQDLEFNDRTTRPKIRRQNCENEILDEDNNSDAKLKRLNERLRFSEDFTPEHKPIAPERRTVSDDYETRNRHSWHVEKSTIGNLPSNIDTVSSNNNCSKKRDSDVSVSTKSRSSRSSYAEVISKRTSDASYVSIGKCPSVETKSSDKIIELPPRRAMSQGEERPATPVPPNDEINDDLPSKLMMLRSKRKSTRYKVYLT, encoded by the coding sequence ATGGGCCCACTGGGCGCCGGTCAACGGAGACCATCTCGTTCACCCCGCAGTCAACGAAGCCGCAGCGCAGATGTCGATCGTCTTCGAAAGTATGCTGAGCGTATCGGAGAACGTCGCAACACTGAAGGTAGTGATCCTTGCAAACTGAACCCATCTCGCTGGCTTCCAAGATCACGGTCAAGTTCGCGAAGTCCTTCAACCGAACGAAAGTCCTCGCAAGCAGAAAAGCTCAGTCCGGGTGCCAATGATAAGCTGGACCCCACCTGGCCAGAGCCAGCGTCTCCGAAAAAATTGTCTCCCAGCGTAGAATGTCGTCGCATGCCGAGTTTCGAAGAAGAAACGCGAGTAATTAAACCCACTTGCAGAAGTATGAGCTCCGACGTCGATTCAAGAGATCGGCGGATTGATCGTCGGAATACTGAAGTAggtcatgaaaaaattttgtcttttcGTTGGGTACCGATTCCCAAAATCAGCGATCCCTCAGATCCGCCAAAAATTGCCAACAGACTCGCTAAAAATGCTGCTACAAAGTGGATGACTTTTGCTAAGTACCAACTGCCCTCTAGTTTGCCTCGGCAGAGTTTATCCGTCGAGCGCAAAGCTTCAATGCAGCTGCAAGAGACACCCAAGTGGCCAGTTCGTAAATTTCATTCAGAAAACTCTAAAAGCGAGAACGACAATGAATTTCTTAACGAGCTGCCCAAGAAACTGGATCCCATTGACAAAATAGCGCGAATCAGCCAACGTATTCGCGAGCTCTACGACTTCAAAACGGAAAACGAGTGGCCGAAAAGAGCCTCCGATGCTTCAAATGCTTACACCTGGATCAGCAACAGCAGCGAAGATGACAAACATGACAAAAATACCGAAGTCGTGCGTCGCAACAGCCAAGACCTTGAGTTCAACGACAGAACGACTCGGCCAAAAATCCGAAGGCAGAATTGCGAAAACGAAATCCTTGATGAAGACAATAATTCAGATGCAAAATTGAAGCGTTTAAATGAACGTCTGAGATTCAGCGAAGATTTTACACCCGAACACAAACCGATTGCCCCGGAAAGAAGAACCGTTTCAGATGATTATGAAACGAGAAATCGCCACAGCTGGCATGTAGAAAAATCAACCATCGGCAATCTTCCCTCAAATATAGATACCGTTTCTTCTAACAATAATTGCAGCAAGAAAAGAGATTCAGACGTCAGTGTGAGCACTAAGTCACGAAGCTCGAGATCAAGTTACGCAGAAGTAATTTCCAAACGCACGAGCGACGCAAGTTATGTCAGTATCGGTAAGTGCCCAAGTGTCGAAACAAAATCCTCGGACAAAATAATCGAATTACCACCGAGACGGGCGATGAGTCAGGGCGAGGAACGTCCAGCAACTCCGGTCCCACCTAACGATGAAATCAACGATGATCTACCGTCCAAGTTGATGATGTTGAGATCCAAGCGCAAGAGCACTAGGTACAAAGTTTATCTCACATAA
- the LOC103569415 gene encoding uncharacterized protein LOC103569415 isoform X2 has product MEPPEISWENTLGSPNGVPFDDDTKELVNNCLHVCMPPPVTLSTLMKRSEIFPIQFPIKTVRCSFLKERGIKPDILELNSNSAYPIIHEAMLPLIAGWLKYKREHGTAVEKSVYKNMGLIQFTQRLLEKRAVAFYGSDDRWKLIDKKTGEGGWEFVGTDQEKEPLVLSKCLSYDEIKLSAMMVVSSHTEFINDGARENRGVVCNDPDGFQPRGVIMGVIGSRFERSRLMEFQDIVITPLQNNMDNGYGPSVDGVPEIRELRTLWSRFYGEDYHPLYEQAVRRIRSRENKRYISLTNQTIFDVENYMKRTLLSVEIILLEANTRAEKQNTTAFLHVVGFGLGVWRIMHDQEMYFLKTFEIALKKMNRKLKYVSDIMFAYFSQQKCGGAGNGDYLGDIKIHFALREPHSKLVRSTDANKLLVVTYAWDGNAFPGNEFWSGYLAASGDPAAACSSQISELHNPMINSRICGTSLHIASPEHGLLHISDYVKLHLA; this is encoded by the exons ATGGAGCCGCCAGAAATATCCTGGGAAAATACTCTGGGATCTCCGAATGGAGTTCCTTTTGATGACGATACCAAAGAATTGGTTAACAATTGCCTGCATGTTTGTATGCCACCGCCAGTAACTCTGTCGACTTTAATGAAGCGAAGTGAAATATTTCCGATTCAATTTCCAATAAAGACAGTCAGGTGTTCGTTTTTAAAAGAAAGGGGAATTAAACCTGACATACTTGAG ctcaaTTCAAACTCGGCGTATCCAATAATCCATGAGGCCATGCTTCCTTTGATAGCTGGCTGGTTGAAATACAAACGAGAACATGGGACTGCTGTTGAGAAATcagtatacaaaaatatgGGCCTGATACAATTTACCCAGAGACTGTTGGAGAAACGTGCGGTGGCATTTTACGGCTCCGATGACAGATGGAAATTGATAGACAAAAAAACTGGCGAAGGCGGCTGGGAATTTGTCGGCACTGATCAAGAAAAGGAACCGCTTGTTTTGTCCAAATGTCTGTCTTATgacgaaataaaattgtcggcTATGATGGTCGTGTCCTCGCACACTGAGTTCATAAATGACGGAGCTCGCGAAAACCGCGGAGTCGTCTGCAATGATCCGGACGGGTTCCAACCTCGGGGAGTTATCATGGGTGTGATTGGGTCCAGGTTCGAGCGATCGCGTCTTATGGAGTTTCAGGATATCGTCATCACTCCTTTGCAAAATAATATGGACAATGG TTACGGGCCTTCTGTGGACGGGGTGCCGGAAATACGAGAACTGCGCACCCTCTGGTCGCGGTTCTACGGCGAAGACTATCACCCACTTTACGAGCAAGCTGTGAGACGAATTAGGTCCAGAGAAAACAAACGCTATATTTCTTTGACAAACCAGACAATTTTTGACGTAGAAAATTATATGAAGCGAACTTTACTGTCAGTCGAAATAATTCTACTGGAAGCTAACACTCGGGCTGAGAAACAAAATACTACAGCATTTCTCCACGTTGTTGGTTTTGGTCTAG GTGTCTGGAGAATAATGCATGATCaagaaatgtattttttgaaaacattCGAAAtagcattgaaaaaaatgaatagaaaattaaaatatgtatcgGATATTATGTTCGCTTATTTTAGTCAACAAAAATGTGGCGGTGCTGGTAATGGTGATTATTTAGGAG atattaaaatacattttgcATTAAGAGAACCACACAGTAAACTAGTCCGTTCGACAGACGCAAACAAACTTCTGGTAGTAACATACGCTTGGGACGGAAACGCATTCCCAGGAAATGAATTTTGGAGCGGATATTTAGCAGCGAGTGGTGACCCAGCAGCCGCATGTAGCAGCCAAATATCCGAACTGCACAATCCCATGATAAACTCCCGTATCTGCGGAACGAGTTTGCATATCGCGTCACCAGAACACGGTCTCTTGCACATATCGGACTACGTTAAACTTCACCTCGCTTAG
- the LOC103569435 gene encoding putative ferric-chelate reductase 1 homolog: MNYLILKLILLCMATKILGLPDGAPLKACFDLIPHHSTTSSLASYPPYEIRAIAGQHRIHMTLGSPQGFAFQGFIINARDVETGELVGEFIDLPSTVQALQCTPGINNTVTHKDKVEKRNLELDWITPEDYEGTVIFNSTFLQDYATYWVGVESPRITVLRDSIQVMTTIPPPTTERTTTTPYYELDTQQSTESTKRHPIYEGCGSTKNCFGSSDRCIEEGLCNAVVTVEVKGEKYIFELLGMSSKYVAVGLSDDPKMGEDSVVECTDENGRVEIHMSWNNGKTNSRIATPSGTLSILNRSIVNGALYCKFTRDRTTLVQGREFDLANRAYCLLLASGTSLKSNGVGFHDLAYRGSDKPIKLADIREIVASSDLLIRIHGALMIASWIGTASIGILMARYYKQTWLRSPICGKDQWFAWHRFFMILTWSMTIAAFVIIFVELGTWSTETLHASLGLATTVLAFVQPFMAALRPHPGTPRRPLFNWAHWFIGNAAHICAVIALFFAVRLNKAKLPDWVDWVLTAYVVFHVLTHIILSFAGCAADRQDNQSINAFPMKDMHVRGSIGHTDLKRDAPLGGLRKLVFGVYFVIIAVFAAALIVITVMAPIGESWDKFTRTISTY, from the exons ATGAATTACC taatatTAAAGCTAATCTTATTGTGTATGGCCACAAAAATCCTCGGATTACCTGATGGTGCGCCGTTAAAAGCATGCTTTGACTTAATTCCGCACCACAGTACGACAAGTAGTCTGGCGTCATATCCGCCTTACGAAATACGAGCCATTGCAGGACAACACAGGATCCACATGACCCTTGGAAGTCCCCAGGGCTTTGCATTTCAAGGATTCATTATTAACGCCCGAGATGTTGAGACCGGTGAATTAGTCGGTGAATTTATAGATTTGCCGAGTACTGTCCAAGCGCTCCAATGCACTCCCGGCATAAAC aACACGGTGACCCATAAAGACAAAGTAGAAAAGCGTAATTTGGAGCTCGATTGGATAACGCCTGAGGATTACGAAGGAACAGTTATTTTCAA tTCCACTTTTCTCCAAGATTACGCAACATACTGGGTCGGCGTGGAATCACCGCGAATAACAGTTTTAAGAGATTCTATCCAAGTGATGACGACAATACCACCACCAACAACCGAAAGAACAACTACGACACCGTATTATGAGCTTGATACCCAGCAATCG ACTGAGTCAACAAAACGACATCCAATATACGAGGGCTGTGGTTCGACAAAAAATTGCTTTGGTAGTTCCGACAGATGTATCGAAGAAGGACTATGCAATGCTGTTGTTACGGTTGAAGTCAAaggagaaaaatatatttttgaattattgggCATGTCTTCAAAATACGTTGCCGTTGGTTTATCTGATGATCCTAAAATG gGAGAAGACAGCGTAGTAGAGTGTACTGATGAAAACGGACGTGTGGAAATACACATGTCCTGGAACAATGGGAAGACTAATTCAAGAATAGCTACACCATCAGGAACATTATCTATCCTAAATAGATCAATCGTAAATGGCGCGCTTTACTGCAAGTTCACCAGAGATAGAACAACTTTAGTACAGGGACGTGAGTTTGATTTGGCGAACAGAGCTTACTGTCTGCTTCTCGCATCAGGAACTTCACTTAAAT CAAATGGTGTAGGATTTCATGATCTCGCGTACCGTGGCTCAGATAAACCAATAAAATTAGCTGATATACGTGAAATTGTTGCATCGAGTGATTTACTTATACGAATTCACGGCGCTCTGATGATTGCGTCCTGGATTGGTACTGCGTCCATCGGGATTCTTATGGCGCGTTATTACAAACAGACATGGCTGAGGTCACCAATTTGTGGCAAAGATCAATGGTTTGct tggCATAGATTCTTCATGATATTGACCTGGTCAATGACGATAGCAGCCTTCGTGATAATATTCGTCGAACTCGGTACTTGGAGCACAGAAACGCTCCATGCATCTCTGGGGCTCGCTACAACGGTATTAGCATTCGTCCAACCATTTATGGCTGCTTTGAGGCCGCACCCCGGTACACCTAGACGACCGCTTTTTAATTGGGCCCATTGGTTTATTGGAAATGCTGCTCATATTTGTGCgg tAATTGCGCTGTTCTTTGCGGTGAGGTTGAACAAAGCCAAACTTCCAGACTGGGTGGACTGGGTTCTTACGGCCTACGTTGTTTTCCACGTCCTCACGCACATTATACTCTCG TTTGCCGGTTGTGCTGCGGATAGACAAGATAATCAGAGTATCAATGCTTTTCCAATGAAGGACATGCATGTCAGAGGGTCTATAGGTCATACTGATTTAAAAAGAGATGCACCt ctGGGTGGATTAAGAAAATTAGTATTCGGTGTTTACTTTGTAATAATTGCCGTATTTGCCGCAGCATTGATAGTAATCACCGTAATGGCGCCTATCGGAGAATCATGGGACAAATTTACTCGAACAATATCTACATATTAA